From the Alkalibacter rhizosphaerae genome, one window contains:
- a CDS encoding molybdopterin-dependent oxidoreductase, protein MKPKYFLLLPSLIAILLSFGCFSDGDVDDVVKATVERYREMEIREYQGANLDPAIGPYDNSIKGVQTVDMGSYRLTISGLVDRNLELTYDDILELDPYERLITLYCVTGWDATILWKGVLIEDIMDLAGIQSGANTVIFHSVDGYTTSLPLEQIQQNDLILAYSSNGLDLPAELGYPFMVVAEDKLGYKWARWVQEIELSDDSNYKGYWESRGYDNEADVER, encoded by the coding sequence ATGAAACCAAAATATTTTCTCTTGCTTCCGTCGTTGATCGCTATCCTGCTCTCCTTTGGCTGTTTTTCCGATGGGGATGTAGATGACGTAGTAAAAGCGACCGTCGAACGCTACCGGGAAATGGAGATCAGGGAGTACCAGGGTGCCAATCTGGATCCGGCCATCGGCCCCTATGACAACTCCATCAAAGGGGTCCAAACCGTGGACATGGGCTCCTATCGGTTGACCATAAGCGGTCTCGTAGACCGCAATCTGGAACTCACCTACGACGACATTTTGGAGCTGGATCCTTACGAGCGGCTGATCACCCTCTACTGCGTAACGGGCTGGGATGCCACCATCCTGTGGAAGGGCGTCTTGATCGAAGACATCATGGATCTGGCCGGGATCCAATCTGGTGCCAATACTGTTATTTTCCACTCCGTGGACGGGTATACCACCTCCCTGCCACTGGAACAGATCCAACAAAACGATCTGATCTTAGCCTACTCCTCCAACGGACTGGACCTGCCGGCGGAACTGGGTTACCCTTTCATGGTCGTTGCAGAAGACAAGCTGGGCTACAAATGGGCCCGCTGGGTCCAGGAGATCGAACTGTCCGACGATTCCAACTATAAAGGCTACTGGGAAAGCAGAGGCTATGACAACGAGGCGGATGTGGAGCGGTAG
- a CDS encoding ATP-binding protein: MFVGREKEIKILEKRVQSKGFEFGLVYGRRRIGKTRLLQEIVSKFDAIYYVANEMGLEYNLKQLSATITSYYNESFVFENFDQVFQYLAKRSHEKRTIFILDEFTYLMSSNKELLSVFQNAVDQHLLNSNLKMILSGSQVGMVEDAISYKKPLYGRTTFKMKLEPFDYYDAAKFYPNCTATEKVCLYSVFGGVPFYTSRIDDSKSVKENILDLIIEPGSIFEDEIAFFLSQEVRSVATYGKIMNAIASGATKLSEISTKSGSTNTGTTSKYLDLLLSLGIVEKEFCFGESNKSKKTIYRIQDQLFRFHFSFIEKNKSKKVIMDPENFYNTMVQPHLEEYVSNEFENICRDFLKRKYENTIQEIGRYWFNDAAKRQDIEIDIVMKTNHQLHVYECKWTNSRIGMGIVNNLQTKVDHFEGAQLGFFSKKGYHSELSDKGYALYQVDDLYNVSNNELEHNRES, translated from the coding sequence ATGTTTGTTGGAAGAGAGAAAGAAATAAAAATACTGGAAAAAAGAGTTCAGTCAAAAGGATTTGAATTTGGGTTGGTTTATGGTCGAAGAAGAATAGGGAAGACCAGGCTTCTGCAGGAAATCGTAAGCAAATTTGATGCGATCTACTATGTTGCCAATGAAATGGGCTTGGAATACAATCTAAAACAACTCAGTGCTACGATCACTTCATACTACAATGAATCTTTTGTATTCGAAAACTTTGATCAAGTTTTTCAGTATCTTGCCAAAAGAAGTCATGAGAAAAGAACCATATTCATCCTTGATGAATTCACGTATCTGATGTCATCGAACAAAGAATTGCTCTCTGTATTTCAAAATGCCGTTGATCAACATTTGTTGAATTCTAATCTAAAAATGATTCTATCTGGGAGCCAGGTGGGTATGGTAGAAGATGCCATTTCCTATAAAAAACCTTTATATGGCAGAACAACTTTTAAAATGAAATTGGAACCTTTTGATTACTATGATGCAGCAAAATTTTATCCGAATTGTACGGCAACAGAGAAAGTGTGTCTTTATAGCGTCTTTGGAGGGGTCCCCTTTTATACGAGCAGAATTGATGATTCAAAAAGCGTCAAAGAGAATATTCTTGATTTGATCATCGAGCCAGGATCTATATTTGAAGACGAAATCGCATTTTTTTTGAGTCAAGAGGTGAGGAGTGTCGCTACTTATGGAAAGATCATGAATGCCATCGCATCAGGAGCAACAAAACTAAGTGAGATTTCCACAAAAAGTGGTAGTACCAATACTGGGACTACATCAAAGTATTTGGATCTTTTGCTATCACTCGGGATCGTAGAAAAAGAATTTTGCTTTGGAGAAAGTAATAAATCAAAAAAGACGATCTACAGAATACAAGATCAACTATTTCGCTTTCATTTTTCGTTTATTGAAAAAAATAAATCCAAAAAAGTTATAATGGATCCTGAAAATTTTTATAATACGATGGTGCAACCTCATTTGGAAGAGTATGTCTCTAATGAATTTGAAAACATATGTAGAGATTTTTTAAAAAGGAAGTATGAAAACACGATCCAGGAGATTGGCCGCTATTGGTTTAATGATGCAGCAAAGCGCCAAGATATAGAAATCGACATCGTTATGAAAACCAACCATCAGCTTCATGTATATGAATGCAAATGGACGAACAGTAGAATTGGTATGGGTATCGTGAATAATTTACAAACCAAGGTTGATCATTTTGAGGGTGCGCAACTTGGATTCTTTTCTAAAAAGGGATATCATAGCGAGTTGAGCGACAAAGGATATGCGCTTTACCAGGTAGACGATTTGTATAATGTAAGTAACAACGAATTGGAACATAATCGTGAAAGTTGA
- the pdxR gene encoding MocR-like pyridoxine biosynthesis transcription factor PdxR, translating to MIDAFMLKDQSDKHLYLRIYEYYKEQILTGAMTKGEKLPSIRALAKAIHVSKITVEGAYSQLLAEGYIENRPRQGYFAVDLFGYEFSKEAPKVEEPEEERRYVNTGVDQTSLDLGTWRRMYTNVLKDYAELLHDAGSLKGELLLRQQIKEFIAKSRGVVCNANQIVIGSGSQYLLGILCGLMGREIREVIVEDPGFVQARNTFEDHGFPIRAIPVDEEGIQTDLMEGAGRCLAYLSPSHQYPTGSVMTIRRRLEVLQWAKRRQALIVEDDYDSIFRYETEPIPSLQGLDEGRHVVYLGSFSKLLTPAIRISYMVLTEELLEKYEATKHRYTQTASRLEQLTLGYYMKEGHFERHLRRANKMYHKKNELLKELLQQRFGDAIQIIGGNSGLHLMLQMKTEQAAEKLLVTCRNNAIQVEVIPGSDDNGDHILLPYSGMSLDAMKAIFGQGHSVV from the coding sequence ATGATCGATGCTTTTATGCTGAAAGACCAAAGCGACAAACACCTGTACCTGCGGATCTACGAATACTACAAGGAGCAGATCTTGACCGGTGCCATGACCAAGGGGGAGAAACTGCCCTCCATTCGGGCCCTGGCCAAGGCCATCCATGTCAGCAAAATCACTGTGGAGGGAGCTTACAGCCAGCTGCTGGCGGAAGGCTACATCGAAAATCGGCCCAGGCAGGGATACTTTGCGGTGGATCTTTTTGGCTACGAGTTTTCCAAGGAAGCTCCAAAAGTAGAGGAACCGGAGGAGGAACGGCGGTATGTGAATACGGGGGTGGACCAGACCAGCCTGGATCTGGGGACCTGGCGCCGGATGTACACCAACGTCCTCAAAGACTACGCCGAGCTTCTTCACGATGCCGGATCCCTGAAAGGGGAATTGCTCCTTCGCCAGCAGATCAAGGAATTCATCGCCAAGAGCCGGGGGGTGGTCTGCAATGCCAACCAGATCGTCATCGGTTCCGGCAGCCAGTATCTGCTTGGGATCCTTTGCGGCCTCATGGGCCGGGAGATCCGAGAGGTGATCGTGGAGGACCCGGGGTTCGTCCAGGCCAGAAACACTTTCGAAGACCATGGCTTTCCCATTCGGGCCATCCCGGTGGATGAAGAAGGGATCCAGACTGACCTCATGGAGGGAGCGGGGCGATGTCTGGCCTACCTGAGTCCATCCCACCAGTATCCCACTGGATCCGTCATGACCATCCGGCGGCGACTGGAAGTGCTCCAGTGGGCGAAAAGACGACAGGCCCTTATTGTGGAAGACGACTACGACAGCATCTTCCGCTACGAAACAGAACCCATCCCCTCCCTGCAAGGATTGGATGAAGGCCGCCACGTTGTCTACCTGGGATCCTTTTCCAAGCTTCTCACTCCCGCCATCCGCATCAGCTACATGGTATTGACGGAAGAACTGCTGGAGAAGTACGAAGCCACAAAACATCGCTATACCCAGACGGCATCCCGTTTGGAACAGCTGACCCTGGGATATTATATGAAGGAAGGTCATTTCGAACGCCATTTGAGGCGGGCCAACAAGATGTACCACAAGAAAAACGAGCTACTGAAAGAGCTGCTGCAACAAAGGTTTGGGGATGCCATTCAGATCATAGGCGGTAATTCCGGCCTTCACTTGATGCTGCAGATGAAAACGGAACAAGCGGCAGAAAAGTTGCTGGTGACGTGCAGAAACAACGCCATTCAGGTGGAAGTCATTCCAGGCTCCGATGACAATGGGGACCATATCCTTCTGCCCTACAGCGGCATGTCCCTGGATGCCATGAAAGCCATTTTCGGTCAAGGCCATTCCGTGGTATAA
- a CDS encoding flavodoxin family protein — translation MKITVMIASHRRKRNTQAMVDAFLENLQDGNDIEIVNLLDKKVEICLACDYCKEHYDECIIKTDDMADILTSFKHSDLIVIATPLYFNSITSRLKIFIDRTQTLYNGWYHFKDPIFKEPKNVVILANGGSPTYPDHFLGVDVEMKHFLKNLNATVIEDLRYNNTDRNPIKENEKAQKELREAALRVKALMEKQ, via the coding sequence ATGAAGATAACCGTAATGATCGCCAGTCACCGGCGAAAGAGAAACACCCAGGCAATGGTGGATGCATTTTTGGAAAACCTGCAGGATGGAAACGACATCGAGATCGTCAACCTCCTGGACAAGAAGGTGGAGATCTGTCTGGCCTGCGACTATTGCAAGGAGCACTACGACGAATGCATCATCAAGACGGACGACATGGCGGATATTTTGACATCTTTCAAGCACAGCGACTTGATCGTCATCGCCACCCCCCTTTATTTCAACAGCATCACCAGCCGGTTGAAGATCTTCATCGACCGTACCCAGACCCTGTACAACGGATGGTACCACTTCAAGGATCCCATTTTCAAGGAACCCAAGAACGTGGTGATCCTGGCCAACGGCGGATCCCCCACTTATCCGGACCATTTTTTGGGCGTCGATGTGGAGATGAAGCATTTTCTCAAAAACCTCAATGCCACGGTGATCGAAGACCTTCGCTACAACAACACGGACCGCAACCCCATCAAGGAAAACGAAAAGGCCCAGAAGGAGCTGCGGGAAGCCGCCCTACGGGTAAAGGCATTGATGGAAAAACAGTGA
- the ileS gene encoding isoleucine--tRNA ligase → MAKFKELSNQPVAQREKALADRWEDIQILKKSIDNREGKTNYVFYEGPPTANGKPGIHHVISRTLKDSVCKYQTMKGHRVVRKAGWDTHGLPVEIEVEKQLNLSSKTDIEKYGIDKFNKKCKESVFTYEAQWREMTKRMGYFVDMDDPYITLDNDYIETVWWLLKQFFDGDMIYEGHKILPYCPRCGTGLASHEVAQGYQEIKTTTVIVPMKRKDADEYFLVWTTTPWTLASNVALAVHPEADYVRATSAGNTFILAKELLGKVLGEDYEILEEMKGSQLEYLEYEQLMPFLKTEQKAFYVTVADYVTTDDGTGIVHIAPAFGEDDYQIGRRYGLPVFNPVDEEGKYTETPWKGKVVMDADPDIIVWLKEQGKLFKKEKITHNYPHCWRCKTPLVYYAKPSWYIEMTKIKEQLIENNNEVNWYPDYVGEKRFGNWLENLNDWAISRSRYWGTPLNIWRCECGHLESVGSRQELKDKAMEDISVDIELHRPYVDDVHIACPKCGETMTRVPDVIDCWFDSGSMPFAQYHYPFENKELFEEQFPADFICEGIDQTRGWFYSLIAISSFIMKKSPYKRVLVNDLILDNEGRKMSKSRGNTVDPFELFDQFGADALRWYLLHVSPAWTPTKFDIEGLKEVQSKFFNTLKNVYAFFALYANADDLDPASFFVEYKDRPEIDRWILSKYNNLVKDVTEEMEIFDLTRVVRKIQEFVNEDLSNWYIRRNRRRFWAKEMTRDKQAVFNTTYEVLTGIAKMIAPFAPYISEELYTTLTGEESVHLADFPECREELLDAGVEERMDLVRDLVSLGRAAREEAQIKVRQPLQKILVDGKYKDVIDYLVPLIKEELNIKDVTFEEDLHGFMDFTLKPDFKVAGPIFGPKVKVLAKALAQADTAELVSKVKSEGSIMLDLDGEEAEVKEEYLDVRISAKEGFNVQMENNVFVILDTTLNEDLLQEGYAREVVSKVQQLRKQSGFDVMDHIRLTLQADQDVAQAVKAFEEFIKGETLAVEVVFTENALDVQNINGHDTGINVERV, encoded by the coding sequence ATGGCAAAGTTCAAGGAATTGTCCAACCAGCCGGTGGCCCAGCGGGAAAAAGCCCTGGCAGACCGGTGGGAAGACATCCAGATTTTAAAAAAGAGCATCGACAACCGGGAAGGCAAGACCAATTATGTATTCTATGAAGGGCCGCCAACGGCCAACGGAAAGCCGGGGATCCATCACGTCATCTCCAGGACCCTGAAGGATTCCGTCTGCAAATACCAGACCATGAAGGGACACCGGGTGGTACGAAAAGCCGGATGGGACACCCACGGCCTGCCGGTGGAGATCGAGGTGGAAAAGCAGCTCAACTTGTCCAGCAAGACGGACATTGAAAAGTACGGCATCGACAAGTTCAACAAGAAGTGCAAGGAGTCCGTCTTCACCTACGAAGCCCAATGGCGGGAGATGACCAAGCGGATGGGATACTTCGTGGACATGGACGATCCCTACATCACCCTGGACAACGACTACATCGAGACCGTCTGGTGGCTGCTCAAGCAGTTCTTTGACGGCGACATGATCTACGAAGGACACAAGATCCTTCCCTACTGCCCCCGATGCGGAACGGGACTGGCCTCTCACGAAGTGGCTCAAGGCTACCAGGAGATCAAGACCACGACAGTCATCGTCCCCATGAAGCGAAAAGACGCCGACGAGTACTTCCTGGTGTGGACCACCACTCCATGGACCCTGGCCTCTAACGTGGCCCTGGCCGTCCATCCGGAAGCAGACTACGTCCGCGCCACCTCTGCCGGCAACACCTTCATCCTTGCCAAGGAACTTTTGGGCAAGGTGCTGGGAGAAGACTATGAGATCCTGGAAGAAATGAAGGGATCCCAGCTGGAATACCTGGAATACGAACAGCTCATGCCTTTCTTGAAAACAGAGCAAAAGGCCTTTTATGTGACGGTGGCCGACTACGTCACCACCGACGACGGAACGGGGATCGTCCACATCGCCCCGGCCTTTGGGGAGGACGACTACCAGATCGGACGGCGATACGGACTGCCTGTATTCAATCCGGTGGATGAAGAAGGAAAATACACGGAGACCCCCTGGAAGGGGAAAGTGGTCATGGATGCGGATCCGGACATCATAGTCTGGTTGAAGGAACAGGGGAAACTCTTCAAAAAAGAGAAGATCACCCACAACTATCCTCACTGCTGGCGCTGCAAGACCCCATTGGTCTATTACGCAAAGCCCAGCTGGTACATCGAAATGACCAAGATCAAGGAACAGCTCATCGAAAACAACAACGAGGTGAACTGGTATCCCGACTATGTGGGAGAAAAGCGCTTCGGCAACTGGCTGGAGAACCTGAACGACTGGGCCATCTCCCGTAGCCGGTACTGGGGAACGCCTCTGAACATCTGGCGCTGCGAGTGCGGTCATCTGGAGTCCGTCGGTTCCAGACAGGAACTCAAAGACAAGGCCATGGAAGACATTTCCGTGGACATCGAGCTTCACCGCCCCTACGTGGACGACGTCCACATCGCCTGCCCCAAATGCGGAGAGACCATGACCCGGGTGCCGGACGTCATCGACTGCTGGTTCGATTCCGGATCCATGCCCTTCGCCCAGTATCACTACCCCTTTGAAAACAAGGAACTCTTTGAAGAGCAGTTCCCGGCGGATTTTATCTGCGAAGGGATCGACCAGACACGGGGATGGTTTTACAGCCTCATCGCCATTTCTTCCTTCATCATGAAGAAATCCCCCTACAAGCGGGTGCTGGTCAACGATCTGATCCTGGACAACGAGGGACGAAAGATGTCCAAGTCCAGAGGCAACACGGTGGATCCTTTTGAACTGTTCGACCAGTTCGGCGCCGACGCCCTCCGCTGGTATCTGCTCCATGTTTCACCGGCCTGGACGCCTACCAAGTTTGACATCGAGGGATTAAAAGAAGTTCAAAGCAAGTTCTTCAACACCTTGAAGAATGTATATGCCTTCTTTGCCCTGTACGCCAATGCCGACGATCTGGATCCCGCCTCATTTTTTGTGGAGTACAAGGACCGTCCGGAGATCGACCGGTGGATCTTGTCCAAGTACAACAACCTGGTCAAAGACGTGACGGAAGAGATGGAGATCTTCGACCTGACCCGTGTGGTCCGAAAGATCCAGGAGTTCGTCAACGAGGACCTGTCCAACTGGTACATCCGTCGAAACCGACGACGTTTCTGGGCCAAGGAAATGACCCGGGACAAGCAGGCCGTATTCAACACCACCTACGAAGTGCTGACGGGCATCGCCAAAATGATCGCCCCCTTTGCGCCATATATTTCAGAAGAACTCTACACCACCCTGACGGGAGAAGAATCCGTTCATCTGGCCGATTTCCCGGAATGCCGGGAGGAACTCCTGGATGCAGGAGTGGAAGAGCGGATGGACCTGGTTCGGGACCTGGTCAGCCTTGGCCGTGCCGCCAGGGAAGAAGCCCAGATCAAGGTGCGCCAGCCCCTCCAAAAGATTTTGGTGGACGGGAAGTACAAGGACGTCATCGACTATCTGGTGCCCCTGATCAAGGAAGAACTCAACATCAAGGACGTGACCTTTGAAGAAGACCTTCACGGCTTCATGGATTTCACCCTGAAGCCGGACTTTAAAGTGGCCGGACCCATCTTTGGACCGAAAGTAAAAGTGTTGGCCAAGGCCCTGGCCCAAGCCGACACGGCAGAGCTGGTCAGCAAGGTGAAGTCGGAAGGATCCATCATGCTGGATCTGGACGGAGAGGAAGCGGAAGTAAAGGAAGAATACCTGGATGTGCGCATCAGCGCCAAGGAAGGCTTCAACGTCCAGATGGAAAACAACGTTTTCGTCATCCTGGACACCACCTTGAACGAAGACCTTCTGCAGGAAGGCTATGCCCGGGAAGTGGTCTCCAAAGTGCAGCAACTGCGAAAGCAAAGCGGTTTCGACGTGATGGACCACATTCGCCTGACCCTGCAAGCGGACCAGGATGTGGCACAAGCCGTAAAAGCCTTTGAAGAATTCATCAAGGGAGAAACCCTGGCAGTGGAAGTGGTATTTACCGAGAACGCCCTGGATGTGCAAAACATCAACGGCCATGACACGGGAATCAACGTGGAACGGGTGTAG
- a CDS encoding LacI family DNA-binding transcriptional regulator encodes MNTYTYNKSKGEFFLSQNEYVFKKGWIATMDNSNKKDIKKSIVTSVDVARHAKVSQASVSRAFTPDSSMSDKMRTKILKAAHELGYTPNAIARGLISQKTNIIGVVMDNPANPFYSLMLGEFTEKLKESGRQTLLFNAATDAELEHVIRAISGYRVDGIILTIPNRISEFNALGIPLVLFNRRDFDEKISAVCCDNVQSGRLVADYVVDRKYKEIAFMGGLADSSTTIDRRKGFADGLKERGVGKLTEINGDYTFQSGYDATRRLYEKNKNIDAIFCANDLMAIGAIEYIKFGLKKRVPEDVSVIGFDDITEASWPSFDLTTIHQPIKRMITETIRVLDDQIKGEEVKPTINYYNGELVIRKSTK; translated from the coding sequence ATGAATACGTATACATACAATAAATCAAAGGGAGAATTTTTTTTATCCCAAAATGAATACGTATTCAAAAAAGGATGGATTGCTACTATGGATAATTCTAATAAGAAAGACATTAAAAAAAGTATTGTAACTTCAGTAGACGTGGCGAGACATGCAAAAGTTTCTCAAGCATCTGTTTCGCGAGCATTCACACCGGATAGCAGCATGAGTGACAAGATGAGAACAAAAATATTAAAAGCGGCTCATGAGCTGGGATATACGCCCAATGCAATTGCCCGAGGCTTGATCTCTCAAAAAACGAATATTATTGGCGTTGTTATGGACAATCCGGCAAATCCGTTTTATAGCTTGATGCTGGGAGAGTTTACTGAAAAATTGAAGGAGTCTGGGAGACAGACGTTATTATTCAATGCCGCTACTGATGCAGAGTTGGAACATGTGATCCGAGCTATAAGCGGCTATAGAGTTGATGGAATCATTCTGACCATTCCAAATCGAATCAGCGAATTTAATGCATTGGGTATTCCGCTGGTTTTATTCAATCGACGTGATTTTGATGAAAAAATTAGTGCAGTATGTTGCGACAATGTCCAAAGTGGAAGACTGGTTGCAGACTATGTGGTAGATCGAAAATATAAAGAGATTGCATTTATGGGCGGCTTGGCAGATTCCTCAACAACTATTGACCGGAGAAAAGGGTTTGCTGATGGGTTGAAAGAAAGAGGTGTAGGTAAACTTACTGAAATTAATGGAGACTATACTTTCCAATCAGGATATGACGCAACAAGAAGACTTTATGAAAAGAACAAAAATATAGATGCCATATTTTGTGCGAACGATTTAATGGCCATTGGAGCAATTGAATACATCAAGTTTGGTTTAAAGAAAAGAGTGCCGGAAGATGTGTCGGTTATCGGATTTGATGATATAACCGAAGCGAGTTGGCCATCTTTCGATCTTACGACCATTCATCAGCCTATAAAAAGAATGATAACGGAAACAATCAGGGTTCTAGATGATCAAATCAAAGGTGAAGAAGTGAAGCCTACAATCAATTATTATAACGGCGAATTGGTTATCAGAAAATCAACAAAGTAA
- a CDS encoding Ldh family oxidoreductase has translation MSEKMMVYRREVLSEFLTELFLKTDMSREDAEYHAYALTETNLWGVDSHGVIRVPAYFRRMMNGAINTKPDTKTIKGSLGLEVIDGDDGSGFIVGKRAMERAVELAKEHNVGIVGAIRSNHFGASGLYAKIAAENNMVGIAMTNVLPLIVAPGASRPVVGNNPFAISIPTHGEFPFLLDMSLSKVAGGKLTLAIKKGEKIPTDWATDSEGKPTDDPQKAFEGFLLPMGEFKGLGLAYAVDILAGVITGGVFSHQMRSMYANPEDPSLTGHLMMAINIPAIIDNDEMKNRMSEYYERLVETPMWNGGRMYLPGELEYLKKQERLKDGIPLPKKTVEELEALAAEMNVKTPLARVE, from the coding sequence TTGAGTGAAAAGATGATGGTATATAGAAGAGAAGTTCTTAGCGAGTTTTTAACAGAATTATTTTTAAAAACGGATATGAGCAGGGAAGATGCAGAATATCACGCATATGCGTTAACGGAAACGAATTTGTGGGGCGTTGATTCCCATGGTGTTATTCGAGTCCCGGCATATTTCAGAAGGATGATGAATGGAGCAATAAACACCAAGCCGGATACAAAAACAATCAAAGGATCTTTAGGGTTGGAAGTGATCGATGGTGACGATGGATCCGGTTTCATAGTGGGAAAAAGAGCGATGGAAAGAGCTGTTGAGTTGGCCAAAGAACATAATGTGGGGATAGTGGGAGCTATTCGCAGCAATCACTTTGGAGCATCTGGATTGTATGCAAAAATAGCGGCAGAAAACAATATGGTGGGAATCGCAATGACCAATGTATTGCCATTGATCGTAGCGCCAGGAGCCAGCAGGCCGGTGGTGGGAAATAATCCCTTTGCCATATCCATACCTACACATGGAGAATTTCCCTTTCTTCTGGATATGTCTTTGTCTAAAGTTGCTGGAGGGAAACTGACCTTGGCAATAAAAAAAGGTGAAAAGATTCCGACAGATTGGGCTACGGACTCAGAAGGCAAACCAACGGATGATCCGCAGAAAGCTTTTGAGGGATTCTTATTGCCCATGGGAGAATTTAAAGGGTTGGGCCTGGCCTATGCAGTGGATATTCTCGCAGGTGTAATAACCGGAGGAGTTTTTTCGCACCAAATGAGAAGCATGTATGCAAACCCGGAAGATCCCAGTTTGACAGGACATTTGATGATGGCAATCAATATTCCGGCAATTATCGACAACGATGAGATGAAAAATCGGATGAGCGAATATTACGAGCGTTTGGTGGAAACACCCATGTGGAATGGCGGAAGGATGTATCTACCGGGTGAATTGGAGTATTTAAAGAAGCAGGAGCGACTAAAAGACGGTATTCCATTACCTAAAAAAACGGTAGAAGAATTGGAAGCGCTAGCCGCTGAAATGAATGTTAAAACCCCTCTTGCGAGGGTTGAATAA
- a CDS encoding creatininase family protein — protein sequence MLKRKHLWWDELSKDEILEDVKNCDVAILPIGAIEQHGPHCPCGSDAYNAKGLAEKVAERTGAMLLPLLQYGSHPYHHWYMPGTIPISYETHINLLCDIVKGAAVAGYKKFFILSAHGQVAATLVAMNKLGLEGHFVLTCHWYDFLRDSQNILETPMTHADEAETSMALSLYPQYIDMSKAVDDGGESLINPDFQIKPGMTPKPGQMYHFEGTFARPEYKELKSGVIGFPSKATKEKGDKLVETAVDLMSQVIEDVIERFPAGVQPPVK from the coding sequence ATGTTGAAAAGAAAGCATTTATGGTGGGACGAATTATCAAAGGATGAAATTTTAGAGGATGTAAAAAATTGCGATGTTGCGATTTTACCTATTGGCGCAATTGAGCAACATGGACCACATTGTCCTTGCGGAAGCGACGCGTACAATGCAAAAGGATTGGCGGAAAAAGTAGCAGAGCGCACAGGAGCCATGTTGCTTCCGTTGCTGCAATATGGTTCTCATCCGTACCATCACTGGTATATGCCTGGTACCATTCCAATCAGCTACGAGACCCACATCAATCTGTTGTGCGATATTGTAAAGGGAGCAGCAGTTGCCGGTTATAAAAAGTTTTTTATTCTATCGGCACATGGGCAGGTTGCAGCTACTTTGGTGGCTATGAACAAGCTTGGTTTGGAGGGGCACTTTGTATTGACCTGTCACTGGTATGACTTTTTAAGAGATAGCCAGAACATTCTTGAAACACCGATGACACATGCTGATGAAGCGGAAACCTCTATGGCTTTGTCACTGTATCCGCAATACATCGATATGAGCAAGGCGGTGGATGACGGTGGCGAAAGCTTGATCAATCCAGACTTCCAAATCAAACCGGGAATGACACCCAAACCGGGACAGATGTATCACTTTGAAGGAACATTTGCACGACCGGAGTACAAGGAATTGAAGAGTGGCGTTATTGGATTCCCGTCAAAAGCAACCAAGGAAAAAGGCGATAAGTTAGTGGAAACGGCAGTTGATCTGATGAGCCAGGTGATCGAGGATGTCATTGAAAGATTCCCGGCAGGAGTACAACCGCCTGTTAAATAA